From Kamptonema formosum PCC 6407, a single genomic window includes:
- a CDS encoding type I polyketide synthase: protein MDNWEGEGMLEPIAIIGMAGRFPGAKNVDEFWLNLCDGVESISSFSDEELRTVAVEESWLNDSNYVKAGFVLDDIEMFDAAFFGMLAKEAEITDPQHRLFLECAWEALENAGYDPERYAGLAGVYAGANLSTYLLNNIISNRDLFGSLGYLPLGIGNNQDFLATRISYKLNLKGPSINVNTACSTSLVAVHSACRGLLSYECDMALAGGVSIQVPQKQGYFYQKSGIFSTDAHTRAFDAKAGGTTFGNGVGIVVLKRLEDALADGDRIYAVIKGSAINNDGSAKVSYTAPSVSGQAKVIAQAQAIARFAPETITYIETHGTGTSLGDPIEIRALQEVFESQTKQKGFCAIGSVKTNVSHLNTAAGITGLIKTVLALKHQKIPASLHFEKPNPEIDFANSPFYVNTTLREWKTDGMPRRAGVSSFGIGGTNAHVVLEEFPNLKVAENKGRKYQLLILSAKTSSALETATANLAAHLKQHPDLNLADVAYTLQVGRKVFDYRRMLVCQNIDDAVQMLTLESEGKENTKILIPDISHSHHEDSGNRPVVFMFSGQGVQYANMARELYQTESTFTCAIDDCCKLLIPHLGIDLRTVLYPSEVGEEEAAQQLKQTYITQPVLFIIEYALAQLWMSWGVLPEAAIGHSIGEYVAATLAGVFSLEDALILVATRGRLMQQLPAGAMLAVPLSEQEIELSEELSLAVINAPSLCVVSGSIKAVDELQNRLMELGLDCRRLHTSHAFHSDMMEPIIGPFITEVRKVKLKAPQIPFISNVTGTWITEMEATDPNYWGKHLRQTVRFGDGIAELLKEPKRILLEVGPGRTLSTFARDCLEENTQTIVLSSLRHPKDSQSDIAFLLNALGRLWLAGVSVNWPEFYRHERRDRIPLPTYPFERKRYWIEPSNPAVHDNKFTEVDRTIEEENVGDREIEEIMAQQIEIIFQQLDLLKMYG, encoded by the coding sequence ATGGATAACTGGGAAGGAGAGGGTATGTTGGAACCAATTGCTATTATTGGCATGGCGGGTCGTTTTCCTGGCGCTAAAAATGTCGATGAATTTTGGCTAAACTTGTGTGATGGAGTCGAGTCTATTTCATCGTTTAGTGATGAAGAATTGAGGACTGTGGCCGTAGAAGAGAGTTGGCTGAATGACTCTAATTATGTGAAAGCTGGGTTCGTATTGGATGATATCGAGATGTTTGATGCTGCGTTTTTTGGTATGCTGGCAAAAGAAGCTGAAATTACAGATCCGCAACATCGTCTTTTTTTAGAGTGTGCTTGGGAAGCTTTAGAAAATGCGGGGTATGACCCGGAACGATACGCAGGTTTGGCTGGTGTTTATGCGGGTGCTAACCTGAGTACGTATCTGCTAAATAATATTATTTCAAATCGGGATTTATTCGGCTCGTTGGGTTATCTACCATTGGGAATTGGTAATAATCAAGACTTTTTAGCTACTCGAATTTCTTATAAACTAAACTTGAAAGGGCCGAGTATTAATGTTAATACCGCTTGTTCTACATCATTAGTTGCAGTTCATTCGGCCTGTCGGGGATTGTTGAGTTACGAATGCGATATGGCTCTAGCTGGTGGAGTTTCAATTCAAGTTCCTCAAAAACAAGGTTATTTTTATCAAAAAAGTGGGATCTTTTCTACCGACGCTCATACTCGCGCTTTTGATGCTAAAGCCGGAGGAACTACTTTTGGTAATGGAGTAGGTATTGTTGTACTTAAGAGATTAGAAGATGCTTTGGCAGATGGCGATCGCATTTATGCGGTGATTAAAGGTTCAGCTATTAATAATGATGGTTCCGCAAAAGTTAGTTATACAGCGCCCAGTGTTTCGGGCCAAGCTAAGGTAATTGCTCAGGCGCAAGCGATCGCGCGTTTCGCTCCTGAAACTATCACTTATATAGAAACTCACGGAACTGGTACTTCTTTGGGAGATCCGATCGAAATTAGAGCGCTGCAAGAAGTGTTTGAATCGCAAACTAAGCAGAAGGGTTTCTGTGCGATCGGATCTGTAAAAACTAATGTCAGTCATTTGAATACAGCCGCCGGAATAACGGGATTAATCAAAACAGTTTTGGCGCTCAAACATCAGAAAATACCAGCTAGTTTGCACTTTGAAAAACCAAATCCCGAAATTGATTTTGCCAACAGTCCGTTTTATGTCAATACCACCCTCCGTGAATGGAAAACAGACGGAATGCCTCGTCGTGCGGGAGTCAGTTCTTTCGGCATTGGCGGTACTAATGCTCATGTCGTTTTAGAAGAATTTCCAAATCTTAAGGTAGCAGAGAACAAAGGGAGAAAGTATCAATTGTTGATTCTTTCTGCTAAAACAAGTTCGGCTTTGGAAACAGCAACGGCAAATTTAGCGGCACATTTAAAACAGCATCCAGACCTCAATTTAGCTGATGTAGCTTATACGCTGCAAGTGGGTCGTAAAGTATTCGATTATCGCCGAATGTTGGTATGTCAAAATATTGACGACGCTGTACAAATGCTGACTCTAGAAAGTGAGGGGAAAGAAAATACAAAAATATTAATTCCCGATATTTCCCACTCCCATCACGAGGATTCTGGTAATCGTCCTGTCGTGTTTATGTTTTCCGGTCAAGGGGTGCAGTATGCGAACATGGCGCGAGAACTTTACCAGACTGAATCTACTTTTACTTGTGCTATTGATGATTGTTGCAAACTCCTAATACCGCACTTGGGAATAGACTTGCGTACCGTTTTGTATCCAAGTGAAGTAGGGGAAGAAGAAGCCGCACAACAACTAAAACAAACTTATATTACTCAGCCAGTATTATTTATAATTGAGTACGCTTTAGCTCAGTTGTGGATGTCCTGGGGCGTGCTTCCTGAAGCTGCGATCGGTCATAGTATTGGCGAGTACGTTGCAGCAACTCTTGCTGGTGTATTTTCCCTGGAAGATGCCTTGATATTAGTTGCTACTCGCGGGAGATTGATGCAGCAACTACCTGCTGGTGCAATGCTGGCTGTACCTCTATCGGAACAGGAAATAGAACTAAGTGAAGAACTTTCTCTGGCTGTAATTAATGCACCATCTTTGTGTGTAGTTTCTGGTTCTATAAAAGCTGTTGACGAGCTGCAAAATCGTTTGATGGAGCTCGGTTTAGATTGTCGTCGTTTGCATACTTCTCATGCTTTTCATTCTGATATGATGGAACCAATTATTGGGCCTTTCATCACCGAAGTTAGAAAAGTCAAACTAAAGGCTCCTCAAATTCCTTTCATATCCAATGTAACTGGCACTTGGATTACTGAAATGGAAGCAACAGATCCGAATTATTGGGGGAAACATCTACGCCAAACTGTGCGTTTTGGTGACGGGATTGCTGAGTTGCTAAAAGAACCAAAGCGTATCCTGCTGGAAGTTGGCCCTGGACGCACTTTGAGTACATTTGCTAGAGATTGTTTGGAGGAAAATACTCAAACAATTGTACTTTCTTCGTTGCGTCATCCGAAAGATAGCCAGTCAGATATAGCATTCTTGCTGAACGCATTGGGAAGACTTTGGCTAGCTGGCGTGTCAGTTAATTGGCCGGAATTTTATCGCCACGAGCGACGCGATCGCATTCCTTTACCTACTTATCCCTTTGAGCGAAAAAGATATTGGATTGAACCTTCTAATCCAGCCGTTCATGACAATAAGTTCACAGAAGTAGATCGTACAATCGAGGAGGAAAATGTAGGCGATCGCGAGATTGAAGAGATTATGGCTCAACAAAT
- a CDS encoding HAD-IIIC family phosphatase, with protein sequence MISLNCAPTDNKQEKTQSIKCVVWDLDNTIWNGILLEGDRVCLRPHILDIIKTLDSRGILQSIASKNEYSSAIAKLEELRLHEYFIYPQIHWNSKVSSIKEIAKLINIGTDAIAFVDDQIFELEEVNFSLPEVLCINVDRLEYLLEMPEMNPRFITEDSQKRRQMYISDIQRNQAESEFIGSQEEFLATLNMHLTISAAKEEDLQRAEELTVRTNQLNTTGYTYSYDELNMFSRSDNHKLLIASLNDKYGNYGKIGLALLEYSDSFWTIKLFLMSCRVMSRGVGTVMLNYLLELAKDNNVRLRAEFLSNNRNRMMYIAYKFSGFKEIENNGDLVILENDLKTIQPYPKYMNIEIIN encoded by the coding sequence ATGATTAGTTTAAATTGTGCGCCAACAGACAATAAACAAGAAAAAACACAATCAATAAAATGTGTCGTTTGGGATTTGGATAACACCATCTGGAACGGCATATTGTTAGAAGGCGATCGAGTTTGCTTGCGACCCCATATACTCGATATCATCAAAACTTTGGATAGTCGAGGAATCTTACAATCCATCGCTAGCAAGAATGAATATAGTAGTGCGATCGCGAAACTTGAAGAACTACGATTGCACGAGTATTTTATCTATCCTCAGATCCATTGGAATTCTAAGGTTTCTTCAATTAAAGAAATTGCTAAATTAATTAATATCGGGACGGATGCGATCGCTTTCGTTGACGACCAAATTTTTGAACTCGAAGAAGTAAATTTTTCACTCCCTGAAGTCCTTTGTATTAATGTCGATCGCCTAGAATATCTACTAGAAATGCCAGAAATGAATCCTCGTTTTATCACAGAGGATTCCCAAAAAAGAAGGCAGATGTATATCAGCGATATCCAGCGAAATCAAGCTGAATCAGAATTCATCGGTTCGCAAGAAGAATTCTTAGCTACCCTAAATATGCACTTGACAATTTCTGCCGCTAAAGAAGAAGATTTACAGCGAGCCGAAGAACTAACAGTACGCACCAATCAACTAAACACAACAGGTTACACATATTCCTATGACGAACTGAATATGTTTAGTCGATCGGACAACCACAAATTGCTGATCGCCAGTTTAAATGATAAGTATGGAAATTATGGAAAAATCGGCTTAGCTTTGCTCGAATATTCCGACAGCTTCTGGACTATCAAACTCTTCCTCATGTCTTGTCGCGTTATGTCAAGAGGTGTCGGCACAGTTATGCTAAATTATCTGCTAGAACTCGCTAAAGACAATAACGTTCGATTGCGTGCAGAATTCCTTTCAAACAATCGAAATCGGATGATGTACATCGCTTATAAATTTTCTGGATTCAAAGAAATCGAGAACAACGGCGATCTGGTAATTCTCGAAAACGATCTAAAAACAATTCAACCTTACCCCAAATATATGAACATCGAAATCATCAATTAG
- a CDS encoding non-ribosomal peptide synthetase, whose protein sequence is MDINKQQILARRYQLSPSKQALLAKRLRGEIQSDSPINFIPKRDLTDSAPLSFAQQRLWLLQQIDRTNSSYNEHGAIQLKGALNIPALERSLNEIIKRHESLRTTFKMREEQPVQIICSSLTIELPIVDLSDLPKSEQNKQIQQLAIEQSQSPFDLAQGPLLRWMLLQIDQQDYVLLVTMHHIIYDGWCYGILMHELAALYQAFSNNQSSPLSELPIQYADFALWQQQSLKGEVLTTQIAYWKQKLGNTPPVLQLPTDYPRPAVQTFRGARKTFSLTAELTKALKALSQNEDATFFMTLLAAFKILLYRYTGIEDIAIGSPIANRNHTEIEQLIGCFVNTLVLRTDLSGNPTFRELLIRVRQVCVGAYAHCDVPFEKLVETLQPQRSLSYTPLFQVMFTLQNTPTSVLELSGLTVSSLESNNGTAKFDLSLYIEERGEESIVTIEYNTDLFEIATIARMSQNFQQLLTGIVANPDRRVHELPLLTSSEKQQLLDWNCTQTDYPKDACIHELFEIQVEKTPDAVAIVFEDRQLTYQELNQQADRLADYLRELGVRSEVLVGICVERSIEMVVGLLGILKAGGAYVPLDPAYPQERLAFILSDAQVSVLLTRKNLIKELPALSTKITPLVVYFDGEWDTISNLKFKIPNPKLSDNLAYVLYTSGSTGTPKGVLGRHRSAVNRLNWNPYPFEQGEICCQKTSLNFIDSVWEIFAPLLHGLRTIIIADEIVKDPYRLVQTLSQQQVPRLVLVPSLLRVLLETFPDLQKRLPQLKYWVSSGETLSVELCQRFQERMPQSILINLYGSSEVSADVTWYDTSKNQSLSSIPIGRPISNMQVYVLDAHLQPVPIGVPGELCIGGDGLARGYLNRPELTAEKFIPNPFSSENGAYLYRSGDIGRYLFNGEIEYLGRSDRQIKLRGFRIELGEVENVLTQHPLVKQAVVILREDEVDNKRLVAYIVSDNINLELRSFLAEKLPDYMVPSVVIQLEALPLTPNGKVDYRALPIPENRRDLKQDYVMPQTEVERLIAEVWQEILQLEKVGINDNFFEIGGHSLLLVKVQAKLHKVLDRNISAIDLFKYPSIKMLAEYLSQKQDGEQPMFEEVNSYVRKQEQAAARQKELFKQARNR, encoded by the coding sequence ATGGACATAAACAAACAACAAATACTAGCAAGACGCTATCAACTTTCCCCCAGCAAACAAGCACTTCTCGCCAAACGCTTGCGGGGAGAAATTCAGTCTGATTCCCCCATAAACTTTATTCCCAAACGCGACCTTACTGACTCTGCGCCGCTATCCTTTGCTCAACAAAGACTGTGGTTACTCCAACAAATCGATCGCACCAATTCTTCCTACAACGAACACGGAGCAATACAACTCAAAGGTGCGCTCAATATACCAGCACTAGAACGCAGCCTCAATGAAATTATAAAACGCCACGAATCCCTGCGAACTACTTTCAAAATGAGGGAAGAACAACCAGTTCAAATTATTTGTTCATCTCTAACTATAGAGTTACCAATAGTCGATTTATCTGACTTACCAAAATCAGAACAAAATAAACAAATTCAGCAACTTGCGATCGAACAAAGCCAATCTCCTTTTGACTTAGCGCAAGGGCCATTATTGCGCTGGATGCTGTTACAAATTGACCAACAAGATTACGTGCTGCTAGTCACCATGCACCACATTATTTATGATGGCTGGTGTTATGGCATACTGATGCACGAATTAGCAGCACTTTACCAAGCATTTTCTAATAATCAATCATCCCCTCTTAGCGAACTACCCATCCAGTATGCCGACTTTGCTTTATGGCAGCAACAATCCCTAAAAGGAGAGGTGCTGACAACACAAATTGCTTATTGGAAGCAGAAGTTGGGTAACACTCCTCCCGTGCTACAATTACCCACAGATTATCCTCGACCAGCCGTACAAACCTTCCGAGGTGCGAGGAAAACATTCTCTCTAACGGCGGAATTAACTAAAGCACTCAAGGCGCTAAGTCAGAACGAAGATGCGACTTTTTTCATGACCTTGTTAGCCGCTTTCAAAATCTTGCTCTATCGCTACACGGGAATTGAAGATATCGCGATCGGTTCCCCTATTGCTAACCGTAACCACACCGAGATAGAACAATTAATTGGCTGTTTTGTCAATACTTTAGTGCTGCGAACTGACTTATCTGGTAATCCTACTTTTCGGGAATTATTAATTCGAGTCCGTCAAGTGTGCGTGGGAGCATACGCTCATTGCGATGTACCATTTGAAAAGTTGGTAGAGACATTGCAACCGCAACGATCTTTGAGTTACACGCCTTTATTTCAGGTGATGTTTACACTTCAAAATACTCCGACATCAGTGTTAGAGCTATCGGGTTTGACGGTGAGTAGTCTGGAAAGTAACAACGGTACTGCGAAATTCGATTTGAGTTTGTATATCGAAGAAAGAGGAGAGGAATCAATCGTAACTATAGAATACAATACCGACTTATTCGAGATAGCTACAATTGCCAGAATGAGCCAGAATTTCCAGCAGCTACTTACAGGAATTGTTGCCAATCCCGATCGGCGAGTGCATGAATTACCACTATTAACATCATCTGAAAAACAGCAGTTGTTAGATTGGAATTGTACTCAGACAGATTATCCCAAAGATGCTTGTATTCACGAGCTATTTGAAATACAAGTAGAAAAAACACCAGATGCAGTTGCGATCGTATTTGAAGATCGACAGCTAACTTATCAAGAATTAAATCAACAAGCCGATCGATTGGCGGATTATCTGAGAGAATTAGGAGTGCGATCGGAAGTTTTGGTAGGAATTTGTGTAGAGCGATCGATTGAAATGGTAGTCGGACTTTTAGGCATTCTCAAGGCTGGTGGAGCTTACGTACCATTAGATCCAGCCTATCCCCAAGAGCGTCTGGCGTTCATATTATCCGATGCTCAAGTTTCAGTATTATTAACACGCAAAAATTTAATTAAAGAACTACCAGCTTTAAGTACCAAAATAACTCCATTAGTTGTTTATTTCGATGGTGAATGGGACACGATTTCTAATCTTAAATTTAAAATCCCCAATCCAAAATTGTCTGACAACCTCGCCTATGTCCTCTATACTTCAGGTTCTACAGGGACTCCCAAAGGCGTACTCGGTCGCCATCGCAGCGCCGTTAATCGCTTGAATTGGAATCCTTATCCTTTTGAACAAGGAGAGATTTGCTGTCAGAAAACATCATTAAATTTTATAGATTCAGTTTGGGAAATTTTTGCCCCATTGCTGCACGGACTGCGAACTATAATCATTGCTGATGAAATAGTAAAAGACCCTTATCGGTTGGTTCAAACTTTATCTCAACAACAGGTTCCACGCCTGGTTTTAGTCCCATCATTGTTGCGCGTCTTATTAGAAACTTTTCCCGATTTACAAAAGCGACTTCCCCAACTCAAGTATTGGGTTAGTAGTGGAGAAACTTTATCTGTGGAACTATGTCAACGTTTCCAAGAAAGGATGCCTCAAAGTATTTTAATTAACCTTTATGGTTCCTCCGAAGTATCCGCAGATGTGACGTGGTACGACACGAGTAAAAACCAATCTCTTTCTTCAATTCCGATCGGTCGTCCTATTTCTAATATGCAAGTATACGTGCTGGACGCACACTTACAACCCGTTCCGATCGGCGTTCCCGGCGAACTTTGTATTGGCGGCGATGGTTTAGCGCGAGGTTATCTCAATCGCCCAGAATTAACAGCGGAAAAGTTTATTCCCAATCCGTTTAGCAGTGAAAATGGCGCTTATCTTTATCGAAGTGGAGACATCGGTCGTTATCTATTTAATGGGGAGATTGAGTATTTAGGACGTAGCGATCGCCAAATCAAACTTCGCGGTTTTCGCATTGAATTAGGGGAGGTTGAAAATGTACTTACCCAACATCCATTAGTAAAACAAGCTGTGGTTATTCTCAGAGAAGATGAAGTAGATAACAAGCGCTTAGTTGCTTATATTGTCTCAGATAATATTAACCTAGAACTACGCAGTTTTCTAGCAGAAAAATTACCAGATTACATGGTTCCATCTGTTGTCATACAGTTGGAGGCATTACCTTTAACACCTAACGGAAAAGTAGACTATCGCGCCCTACCAATACCGGAAAATCGCCGTGATTTGAAACAGGATTACGTAATGCCTCAAACTGAAGTAGAACGACTGATTGCTGAGGTTTGGCAAGAAATATTGCAGTTGGAAAAAGTGGGGATTAATGATAATTTTTTTGAAATTGGCGGGCATTCGTTACTTTTGGTCAAAGTTCAAGCAAAATTGCATAAGGTTTTAGATCGAAATATTTCTGCGATCGACTTATTTAAGTATCCCAGTATAAAGATGTTGGCGGAATATTTGAGCCAAAAACAGGATGGGGAGCAACCAATGTTTGAAGAAGTTAATAGCTATGTCAGGAAGCAAGAACAAGCGGCAGCCAGACAAAAAGAACTGTTTAAACAAGCTAGGAATCGGTAA